One stretch of Malus domestica chromosome 14, GDT2T_hap1 DNA includes these proteins:
- the LOC139191215 gene encoding uncharacterized protein, whose amino-acid sequence MGFVDGSVPCPSRCVSPSGPSGVDLSNSSSSVNSDAYLIWMMHDRALIQLIIATLSLVAMSCAISNLQNIKKGTDTVAQYLQKIKVDRDYLTAAGVSFANEYIVILALNGLPHEYNTFHTVIRGREQQYGSYPGQQFGSNTGQQYGYSSQSSGPGYHVSQCSQPSMQAMHIVLAQPSQPSTSQATPQVWLTDSGTTNHMTADLNNLSLASPYPFNETIQTVNGEGLKDKATGRILFRGLCSNGLYPIHSLATTTLSVPHPKLQAKAFLGQLVNSTIWHGRLGHPSNSIVSLMLHKSNITCAKDSVVHSDPWGPAPCTSVDGYRYYVTFIDESSKLDNVSLPTSSVSFPLPVVTSNNVVVSLVSTPSHSSPLVTESISSSMHSIPSSLSPSSSFNLPVLSQSITAAESESLTIPVTSVHCPETLQVVLSVPPMNIHSMQTRSKSGIIKRKTFFSAVQSSNTTDPSLVEPTSHKSALKCPVWLTAVKEEIDALHRRLGAWCLCLPTRIWLVVNGCSRLRNILMLRFTTTYSDSSLFVKTVGSALVILLLYVDDIIIIGNDSLAIQQVIQSLTYEFDIKDLGPLHYFLGIQISSTANGLFLSQQKYVNDLLVKTEMVDSKPCDTLCLPYHRLLKDDGEPYNNPIHYRSVVGAMQYLTFTRPDIAFSVHQVCQFMQCPMVSHYTAVKRILRYLKGTMTYGLSYSHSALDIKAFSDADWAGDPNDRRSTTGLVVYLGSNPISWSSKKQQTITISSVPILFCDNMLAIALSFNTVQHQRTKHIEVDVHFVRERVAQNHLHVQFVSSKEQFANILTKGLNAPLFHTHCNNLMLGSSTHEFAGG is encoded by the exons ATGGGATTTGTTGATGGATCTGTCCCGTGTCCTTCTCGATGTGTTTCTCCATCTGGTCCCTCTGGTGTGGATTTGTCAAATTCATCATCTTCTGTTAATTCTGATGCGTATTTGATTTGGATGATGCATGATAGGGCTCTTATACAGTTGATCATTGCCACTTTATCTCTAGTAGCTATGTCCTGTGCTATA TCCAACTTACAAAACATTAAGAAAGGCACTGATACTGTGGCTCAGTACCTCCAAAAGATAAAAGTTGATAGGGATTATCTTACTGCTGCTGGTGTTTCCTTTGCTAATGAATATATcgtgattttggctttgaatgGGTTGCCTCATGAGTATAATACCTTCCACACTGTTATTCGAGGACGAGAACAA CAATATGGTTCATATCCTGGACAACAATTTGGTTCAAATACTGGACAACAATATGGCTATTCTTCTCAGAGTTCTGGTCCTGGTTATCATGTGTCACAATGCTCACAGCCATCCATGCAAGCTATGCATATTGTCCTGGCTCAACCATCACAACCCTCTACATCACAGGCCACTCCTCAAGTGTGGCTTACTGATTCAGGCACCACCAACCACATGACTGCCGATTTAAACAACTTGTCCTTAGCTTCACCGTATCCATTCAATGAAACAATTCAAACCGttaatggtgaaggtttgaaa GACAAAGCCACAGGGAGGATCCTCTTCCGAGGGCTATGCAGTAATGGACTTTATCCCATTCATTCCTTAGCTACTACCACTCTTAGTGTACCTCATCCAAAGCTACAAGCTAAAGCTTTTCTTGGACAACTTGTCAACTCTACTATATGGCATGGTAGACTGGGTCATCCTTCTAATTCCATTGTGTCTTTGATGTTGCATAAGTCAAACATTACATGTGCCAAAGATTCT GTTGTGCATAGTGACCCTTGGGGTCCTGCACCTTGTACATCAGTTGATGGATATCGGTATTATGTTACCTTTATCGATGAAT CATCGAAACTAGATAATGTTTCATTGCCCACATCCTCTGTGTCTTTCCCACTTCCCGTTGTTACATCAAACAACGTGGTTGTTTCACTTGTTTCTACACCATCTCATTCTTCTCCACTTGTCACAGAGTCCATTTCATCTTCCATGCATTCCATACCATCTTCATTGTCACCCTCATCTAGTTTCAATTTACCTGTTTTATCTCAGTCCATTACTGCTGCAGAAAGTGAAAGCCTTACGATCCCTGTGACATCTGTTCATTGTCCTGAGACTCTTCAAGTGGTATTGTCAGTTCCACCTATGAACATACATTCCATGCAAACAAGGAGTAAAAGTGGGATTATCAAACGGAAGACATTTTTCTCTGCTGTACAGTCATCTAATACCACAGATCCGTCTCTGGTTGAACCTACTTCTCACAAGTCAGCTCTTAAATGTCCAGTTTGGTTGACTGCtgtcaaagaagagattgatgCTCTTCATAGAAGACTTGGAGCTTGGTGTCTTTGCCTTCCAACAAGAATTTggttggttgtaaatgggtgttcaaGATTAAGAAACATTCTAATG TTGAGGTTCACCACTACGTATTCTGATTCTTCATTGTTTGTGAAGACTGTTGGTTCCGCATTGGTTATTTTGTTgctctatgtggatgatattatcATCATTGGCAATGACTCCCTGGCTATTCAACAGGTTATTCAGTCCTTGACTTATGAGTTTGATATCAAAGACCTCGGTCCTTTGCACTACTTTTTGGGTATTCAAATCTCTAGCACTGCAAATGGGTTGTTTCTTTCACAGCAAAAGTATGTCAATGATCTGTTGGTTAAAACAGAAATGGTTGACTCTAAGCCATGTGATACACTTTGCCTGCCTTATCATCGACTCCTCAAAGATGATGGTGAACCATATAACAATCCTATACATTATAGGAGTGTTGTGGGTGCTATGCAATACTTAACCTTTACCAGACCCGATATTGCCTTCTCTGTTCATCAGGTGTGTCAGTTTATGCAGTGCCCTATGGTTTCACACTATACTGCAGTCAAAAGGATTCTTAGGTATCTTAAAGGTACCATGACATATGGATTGTCTTATTCCCATTCTGCTTTAGATATTAAAGCCTttagtgatgctgattgggcaggggATCCTAATGATAGGCGATCCACAACTGGGTTAGTTGTTTACCTAGGTAGTAATCCCATTTCTTGGTCTTCTAAAAAGCAACAAACT ATTACAATATCTTCTGTTCCTATATTGTTCTGTGATAATATGTTGGCCATTGCTTTATCTTTCAATACAGTTCAACATCAACGCACCAAGCACATCGAAGTTGATGTTCACTTTGTTCGCGAACGCGTTGCTCAGAATCATCTTCATGTTCAGTTTGTATCTTCCAAGGAACAGTTTGCAAACATTTTAACTAAGGGGTTGAATGCTCCATTGTTTCACACACATTGTAACAATCTCATGCTAGGATCATCCACGCATGAGTTTGCGGGGGGATGA